CAGCTGCGACCCCAGGCCGTCCACCTCGTAGGCGTAGACCTCGCCCCCGTCGGCGAGGGTCACCCGGCCGTGGGTCTCGATCCCCTCCCCGATCTGGGCCCGCAGCGCGGCCGCGCGACGTCCCAGCTCCTCCTCCAGCAGCCCGGCCGCGGCCAGCTCCTCCAGCCGGCCCAGCACCGCGTGGGCGAACATGTTGCCCGGGACGTTGTAGTGGTGGGTGCAGGCGTCGTCGCTGGGCCGGAACGCGCTCCAGCTCATCCCGGTCCAGCCGACCGGCGTCCCGCGCCCGTCGGAGGTGAGGGTGTCGGTGGGCGGGCAGCTCCGCCGCTGGAAGCGGTAGGTCGAGCGGGAGTGGTCCTGCTCGAGCTCCCACAGCGCCAGGGTCGCCTCCGCCGCCGCGGCGTAGCGGGAGTCCACGACGTCGGTGCGACCGGTGACCCGCCACAGCAGGTGGCCCAGGTCGAGGGGGAAGCAGAGCGAGTCGATCTCGTACTTGCGCTCCCAGATCTGCGGACCCATCTCGGTCTCGTCGTCGGCGTGCCAGCTCGGCTCGGGACCGCGCTTGAAGGCGTTGGCGTAGGGGTCGAGCACGATGAACTCGAGCTGGCGCCGCAGCACCCCGACCAGCACCTCGGTCAGCGCCGGGTCCTCGGCGGCGAGCACCAGGTAGGGCCGCACCTGGGCGCCGGAGTCGCGCAGCCACATGGCCGGGATGTCGCCGGTGAGGACGAAGGTGGTGCCGTCCCCGAGCCGCTCGGTCACCGAGGCGAGGTTGTCGGTCATGATGCGCGAGAACGTCTCCGCCACCCGCTCGTCGCCGTCGAAGGCCTCGGCGACCTCGGCGGTCACCCGGGCGAGCAGCGTCGGGTCCACCCCGATCCGTCCCGTCTCGGCTCGTTCGCTCATGGTCGTCCTCTCGTCAGCTGCACTGGGTGGGTCGGAAGGTTCGTGGTCGGGCCCTGCGCACCGGACTGGAGCACCGGGTAGGGAGCAGCGTCGCGTACTGCGGTGCTGCCTCAGACGACCCCGGGGTCGGCGCCCCAGGGCTCGCTCCAGGAGAAGGTGCGCTCGCGGTCGCCGACGCGCCAGCGGACCGGGGTGGTGTCGTTCAGCCAGTCCAGCGGCTCGACGCCACCGGGCTCGCCGCCGTCCAGGGCCAGCCGCAGGGCGCGGCTGAGGTCGCGGTCGACCTCGTCGCTGCGGGTACCGGGGTCGACCGAGACGAACAGCGCGGTGCCCGAGGCGGCGACCAGGTCCAGGAAGCGGCGGTTCAGCGCCCAGGGTGTCTGCGGGGTGCTGGCGACGCAGTCGGCGTCGACGGTGAAGAAGCGCCCGTGCTGGGGGGTCCGGAAGGCCAGCGTGTTGACCCCCATCCGACGGGTCCGCTCCCACTGCCTCCCGGAGGTGTCGTCCCCGGTGCGCTGGACGTCCACCAGACCGGCGGCCAGGTGGTTCACGGTGTTGCAGCCGATGACGACCATCCCGGGCGCCGCCGTGCGGATGTCGCGGTACAGGTCCCTGAGGACCTCCGCGGTGGTGCGTGACCGGTCGGCGAGGTGCCACCCGGGCGAGGTCAGCCGGTCCTGCATGGCCGGGCCGAAGCCGCCGAGGACGTCGTAGGTGCTGAAGTCGTGCTTGACCAGCTCGTACCCCCACCCGGCGAAGCGCCGCAGGTCCTCGACCACCTGCTCGCGGACGCGGTCGGTGGAGGGGTCGAGGACCTGGCGGCCGCGCCTGTCGGTGCGTGACACCTCGGCCAGGCCGGGGTCGCGGGTCAGCAGCGGGCGGAACCACAGGCCGGGCCGGGCCCCCACCTCCGAGATCCGCGCCGCGGTCGCCGCCATGTCGTCGAAGACGCCGGGCGTCCCCTCGTCCCAGGGTCCGCCCGCCGTGGCACCGCCGGTGTTCCAGCCGTCGTCGATGACGCTGAAGGGCCGCACCGGGTGCCCGTCGGCGAGCTCGACGACCGTGCGGGCGTCGCCCAGGACCGCCGCCTCGTCGAAGCCCTCGCCGTAGGCGTAGTACCAGTTGTTCGCACCGACCACGGGGCCGACGTCGCGGAGCGGAGGGAGGTCGGTGGCCATCGCTGTGACGGCGGCGCCCAGCGTCTGCCACGGGGTCGGGCCGGAGACGAAGCGGCGGACGGTCGCCGCGCGGAGACGTCGCCCGTCCAGACGGGTGGGTGAGCCGCCGTTGCGCAGGTCGAGCCAGAGGCTGATCCCGTCGGCGTCGACGGTCCACCCGCAGAAGGCGGCGGGCTGGACGTCGACCCCCATGCCGGTGGTGGCGCCGGTCATCGGGTCGTGGGCCAGCCAGTACCAGGGCAGCAGCCGCTCGGGCTGGCGGTGGCGCCACTGCAGGTCGCCGTAGGAGCGCTCCCAGGCGTCACCCAGGACGAGGCTCCGCGCCGGGACGTCGGCCGCCCAGCGGAGCACCACCCGGGCCACCTCGCCGGCAGCCTCCACCGCGACCTCGACGCCCTCGTCGGCGCGGCGGTCGAGCGACACCTCGATCCCCTCCCCGGACCAGCCACCGGCGCTCCGGGCCGCCTCCGTCAGCGTGGACGGGCCGGCCGAGACGAGGACGGCCGTGGGCTGACCGGGGTCAGGCAGGGAGAGTGCAGCCGGCATGTCGTCCTTCGTGTCCCGTCGGCGTCGACAGTGTCTTCGATGTAATCAATAGCCTAAATGACCGTGACCGGCGGACGCCACACGGGACGGCGCGCCGTCGGCTCGCGCCGGAGGACGTCGTGGAGCGCGCTGGGTGGTCGGTCGCCTCGGCCCCGCACCGAGCGCGACGGCACCCTCGGCCCCGCCCGCCGGGCGGGCGTGCCGGTCAGACCGGGTCGAGGTCGGCGGCGGCGCGCTCGGCGAAGAGCTCCCGCAGCCCGGCGACCACGGGGCCGTCGTCGGCGTAGCGGCGATCGTCCCAGCGGGTGACGCGCTGCACGTCGCGCAGGGAGGAGGTGAGGAAGACCTCGTCGGCGGCCTGGGCCTCGGCGAGGGTGAGGTCGCGCTCCACCACCGGCGACCACGCCCTGACGAGGTCGCGGGTGATGCCGGCGAGCGCGCCCGAGCTCAGCGGGCTGGTGACGACCTCACCGTCGAGGACCACGAAGAGGTTGGCGCCGGTGCCCTCGCTCACGTTGCCCGCGGTGTTGACGAAGACGCCCTCCGAGGCGTCGCGCTCGTGGGCATGGCCCAGGCCGCGGATGTTCTCCGCGTAGCTGGTGGTCTTGATCCCCGTCATGGCGCCCCGCTCGTTGCGCAACCAGGGCAGGGTCACGATCGCCGTGTTCTCGGGTGCTGCCGGCGTCGGGGCGTCGGCGACCACCAAGGTCGGCGGACCGAACGCCGCTGACGAGCCGAGCGGGCCCACTCCCCCGGTCCAGGTGACACGCACGATCCCGACCTCGTAGTCGCACTCGGCCGCGACCGCCTCGATGGCCTCCCGGACGCGCTGATGGTCCGGCTCCGGGAGCCCGAGCGCCTTCGCGGAGCGGCTGAGCCGGGCCAGGTGGCGGCTGATGGCGAAGGCCCCGTCGGAGGTGACCTTGAGGGACTCGAAGACCCCGCCGCCGGCCACCAGGCCGTGGTCGGTGGCACTGACCCGCGCCTCCTCGGCGGAGACCAGCCGGTCCTGCACCCAGACC
The sequence above is a segment of the Auraticoccus monumenti genome. Coding sequences within it:
- a CDS encoding glycoside hydrolase family 125 protein, which translates into the protein MSERAETGRIGVDPTLLARVTAEVAEAFDGDERVAETFSRIMTDNLASVTERLGDGTTFVLTGDIPAMWLRDSGAQVRPYLVLAAEDPALTEVLVGVLRRQLEFIVLDPYANAFKRGPEPSWHADDETEMGPQIWERKYEIDSLCFPLDLGHLLWRVTGRTDVVDSRYAAAAEATLALWELEQDHSRSTYRFQRRSCPPTDTLTSDGRGTPVGWTGMSWSAFRPSDDACTHHYNVPGNMFAHAVLGRLEELAAAGLLEEELGRRAAALRAQIGEGIETHGRVTLADGGEVYAYEVDGLGSQLVMDDANMPSLLSAPLSGYLAPDDPRYLATREVLLSERNPYYYAGSAARGIGSPHTPERYVWPIALAVQGLTSLDEEEKRRIVRLLCDTTGGTGLMHEGFDCDDPSRFTREWFSWANAMFCELVLDVSGRRLPSR
- a CDS encoding alpha-amylase family protein, translated to MPAALSLPDPGQPTAVLVSAGPSTLTEAARSAGGWSGEGIEVSLDRRADEGVEVAVEAAGEVARVVLRWAADVPARSLVLGDAWERSYGDLQWRHRQPERLLPWYWLAHDPMTGATTGMGVDVQPAAFCGWTVDADGISLWLDLRNGGSPTRLDGRRLRAATVRRFVSGPTPWQTLGAAVTAMATDLPPLRDVGPVVGANNWYYAYGEGFDEAAVLGDARTVVELADGHPVRPFSVIDDGWNTGGATAGGPWDEGTPGVFDDMAATAARISEVGARPGLWFRPLLTRDPGLAEVSRTDRRGRQVLDPSTDRVREQVVEDLRRFAGWGYELVKHDFSTYDVLGGFGPAMQDRLTSPGWHLADRSRTTAEVLRDLYRDIRTAAPGMVVIGCNTVNHLAAGLVDVQRTGDDTSGRQWERTRRMGVNTLAFRTPQHGRFFTVDADCVASTPQTPWALNRRFLDLVAASGTALFVSVDPGTRSDEVDRDLSRALRLALDGGEPGGVEPLDWLNDTTPVRWRVGDRERTFSWSEPWGADPGVV
- a CDS encoding aminotransferase class IV, producing the protein MTTAADAGPTKSTSPDGRRVWVQDRLVSAEEARVSATDHGLVAGGGVFESLKVTSDGAFAISRHLARLSRSAKALGLPEPDHQRVREAIEAVAAECDYEVGIVRVTWTGGVGPLGSSAAFGPPTLVVADAPTPAAPENTAIVTLPWLRNERGAMTGIKTTSYAENIRGLGHAHERDASEGVFVNTAGNVSEGTGANLFVVLDGEVVTSPLSSGALAGITRDLVRAWSPVVERDLTLAEAQAADEVFLTSSLRDVQRVTRWDDRRYADDGPVVAGLRELFAERAAADLDPV